In Musa acuminata AAA Group cultivar baxijiao chromosome BXJ2-10, Cavendish_Baxijiao_AAA, whole genome shotgun sequence, a genomic segment contains:
- the LOC103968758 gene encoding putative phospholipid-transporting ATPase 9 isoform X1: MARGRRRKLHFGRLYSFACGGSKFDVDHSQIGGPGFSRVAYANEPDCFEAANLNYGSNYVSTTKYTLATFFPKSLFEQFRRVANIFFLFTGCLSFTPLAPYSAVSAILPLIVVIGATMAKEAIEDWRRYQQDLEVNNRKVKIHRGDGKFEFTEWKNLRVGDIVKVEKDNFFPTDLVMLASGYDDGLCYVETMNLDGETNLKLKQALDATSGLQADSSFQNFKAIIKCEDPNASLYTFVGTMEYEEQQYPLSPQQLLLRDSKLRNTDYIYGVVVFTGHDTKVMQNATNPPSKRSKIERKMDKLIYLLLLVLVAISFIGSVIFGIITSDDIQDGKMKRWYLKPDDSSIYYDPKKAAVAAILHFLTAMMLYSYFIPISLYVSIEIVKVLQTIFINQDIQMYHEESDKPAHARTSNLNEELGQVDTILSDKTGTLTCNSMEFIKCSIAGTAYGHGYTEVERAIARRKGFPLMENEQSNENHEHPKLAVKGFNFDDERIMNGNWVNEPHSDVVRMFFRLLAVCHTAIPEVDEETGKISYEAESPDEAAFVIAARELGFEFYQRTQTNICIREFDPVSGMHVEKSYKLLSVLEFNSTRKRMSVIVQDEEGKLLLLSKGADSVMFERLAQDGREFEDKTKEQMHEYADAGLRTLVLAYRQLDEEEYKSFNEKFMAAKNSVSADRDEKIEEAADSIERDLILLGATAVEDKLQNGVPECIDKLAQAGIKIWVLTGDKMETAINIGYACSLLRQGMKQIIITLDGPEIIRLEKDGNKDAVAKASRDSVIYQINEGKKLLSSSSTESFALIIDGKSLAYALEDDVKNLFLQLAVGCASVICCRSSPKQKALVTRLVKAGTGKVTLGIGDGANDVGMLQEADIGVGISGAEGMQAVMASDVAIAQFRFLERLLLVHGHWCYQRISSMICYFFYKNITFGLTLFLYEAYASFSGQPAYNDWYLSLYNVFFTSLPVIALGVFDQDVSARLCLKFPMLYQEGVQNVLFSWLRILGWMFNGACNGVMIFFFCTTALQHQAFRKGGEVVDFAVLGATMYTCVVWVANCQMALSVSYFTLIQHIFIWGGIALWYLFLLAYGAITPTLSTSAFMVFVEGLAPAPSYWITTLFVVVATLIPFFTYSVIRMRFFPMYHNMIQWLRFDGHADDPEYCQVVRQRSVRPTTVGVSARIDAKVSQLGSRVHHVVHSP; encoded by the exons ATGGCGCGAGGGAGGAGAAGAAAGCTTCATTTCGGTCGATTATACAGTTTTGCTTGTGGTGGATCGAAGTTCGACGTCGACCACTCTCAGATCGGAGGCCCGGGCTTCTCCCGTGTGGCCTATGCCAATGAGCCAGATTGCTTCGAGGCTGCCAACCTAAACTACGGATCCAACTACGTCTCTACCACCAAGTACACGTTGGCTACATTCTTCCCCAAGTCACTGTTTGAGCAGTTCAGGAGAGTTGCTAACATATTCTTTCTATTTACTGGATGCCTTTCTTTTACCCCACTGGCCCCTTACTCTGCTGTCAGCGCGATTCTCCCACTAATCGTGGTCATTGGAGCCACCATGGCGAAGGAAGCTATCGAAGACTGGCGACGATATCAGCAG GATCTGGAAGTGAATAATAGAAAAGTCAAAATACATCGTGGGGATGGCAAATTCGAATTTACAGAATGGAAGAATCTAAGGGTTGGTGACATTGTGAAGGTTGAGAAGGATAACTTCTTCCCCACTGACCTTGTTATGCTTGCATCGGGTTATGATGATGGACTATGTTATGTCGAGACAATGAACCTCGATGGAGAAACAAACTTGAAATTGAAACAAGCATTGGATGCAACTTCAGGTTTACAAGCAGATTCTAGCTTCCAAAATTTCAAGGCAATTATCAAGTGCGAGGATCCAAATGCAAGCCTCTATACTTTTGTTGGAACCATGGAATATGAAGAGCAACAGTACCCTCTTTCACCTCAACAACTTCTTCTTAGGGACTCGAAGTTGCGGAATACTGACTACAtatatggagttgttgttttcacAGGTCATGATACAAAGGTGATGCAGAATGCCACAAATCCACCATCAAAAAGGAGCAAAATTGAGAGGAAAATGGATAAGCTAATTTATCTTCTCCTGTTAGTACTGGTTGCGATCTCATTTATTGGGTCAGTTATCTTCGGTATAATAACCAGTGATGATATTCAAGATGGCAAGATGAAAAGATGGTATCTTAAACCTGATGACTCTTCAATCTATTATGATCCTAAGAAAGCAGCTGTTGCGGCAATATTGCACTTTTTGACGGCCATGATGTTATATAGCTATTTCATCCCGATTTCCTTATATGTTTCCATTGAAATAGTTAAGGTTCTGCAGACTATTTTTATTAACCAAGACATCCAGATGTATCATGAGGAGTCAGATAAACCTGCTCATGCACGGACATCAAACTTGAATGAGGAGCTAGGTCAAGTTGACACGATCCTTTCGGACAAGACTGGAACTCTGACTTGCAACTCAATGGAGTTCATTAAATGCTCAATTGCTGGAACTGCTTATGGCCATGGGTATACTGAGGTTGAGAGAGCAATCGCTAGGAGGAAAGGGTTCCCGTTGATGGAAAATGAACAATCTAATGAAAATCATGAGCACCCAAAACTGGCAGTTAAAGGGTTTAATTTCGATGATGAACGCATCATGAATGGGAATTGGGTTAATGAGCCTCACTCGGATGTCGTTCGGATGTTCTTTCGGTTGCTGGCAGTCTGCCATACTGCAATACCTGAAGTAGATGAGGAAACAGGGAAAATATCATATGAAGCCGAATCACCTGACGAGGCTGCCTTTGTTATTGCTGCAAGAGAACTTGGCTTTGAGTTCTACCAGAGGACGCAGACGAACATTTGTATCCGTGAATTTGATCCAGTGTCAGGCATGCATGTCGAGAA GTCATATAAGCTGTTAAGTGTATTAGAATTCAACAGCACCCGGAAGCGGATGTCTGTAATAGTTCAGGATGAGGAAGGAAAGTTGCTACTCCTCAGCAAAGGTGCTGACAG TGTTATGTTTGAAAGACTAGCTCAAGATGGAAGGGAATTTGAAGATAAAACTAAGGAGCAGATGCATGAATATGCTGATGCTGGTTTACGAACCTTGGTTCTCGCATATCGTCAGCTTGATGAAGAAGAATACAAAAGCTTCAATGAAAAGTTCATGGCCGCTAAGAATTCAGTCTCTGCTGATAGAGATGAAAAAATTGAGGAAGCTGCAGATTCAATAGAGAGGGATTTGATTCTTCTTGGTGCCACGGCTGTTGAAGATAAACTGCAAAATGGG GTACCTGAATGCATAGACAAACTTGCACAAGCTGGGATCAAGATATGGGTTCTGACTGGTGACAAGATGGAGACAGCCATCAATATAGG CTACGCTTGCAGTCTTCTAAGGCAGGGAATGAAGCAAATAATAATCACTTTGGATGGACCAGAAATAATAAGGTTGGAGAAAGATGGGAACAAAGACGCCGTTGCTAAG GCATCAAGGGATAGTGTCATCTATCAGATAAACGAAGGAAAGAAACTTCTTAGTTCGTCAAGTACTGAGTCATTCGCCTTGATTATTGATGGCAAATCACTTGCATACGCTTTGGAAGATGATGTTAAGAACTTATTCTTACAACTGGCTGTTGGATGTGCATCAGTTATATGCTGTCGTTCCTCCCCCAAGCAAAAAGCCCTT GTAACAAGACTTGTTAAAGCTGGCACCGGGAAAGTAACCTTAGGAATCGGTGATGGGGCCAATGATGTCGGAATGCTTCAAGAAGCAGACATAGGGGTTGGCATTAGTGGTGCTGAAGGAATGCAG GCTGTCATGGCGAGCGATGTTGCAATAGCTCAGTTTCGCTTTTTGGAGCGTTTGCTACTCGTGCATGGGCATTGGTGCTACcaaaggatatcatcaatg ATATGTTACTTCTTCTACAAAAACATCACTTTTGGACTCACCCTCTTCTTGTATGAGGCATATGCATCATTCTCTGGCCAACCTGCATATAATGATTGGTATCTGTCTTTGTATAATGTCTTCTTCACTTCTCTTCCCGTGATTGCTTTGGGGGTATTCGATCAGGATGTTTCTGCTCGGCTTTGTTTAAAG TTTCCCATGCTTTACCAAGAAGGCGTGCAAAATGTCCTGTTCAGCTGGCTCCGGATACTGGGTTGGATGTTCAATGGTGCCTGTAATGGTGTCATGATCTTCTTCTTCTGCACTACTGCACTACAGCACCAGGCCTTCCGAAAAGGTGGTGAGGTTGTCGACTTTGCAGTTCTTGGGGCCACAATGTACACATGTGTGGTATGGGTTGCCAACTGTCAAATGGCACTCTCTGTCAGCTACTTCACTCTGATACAGCACATTTTCATCTGGGGTGGCATTGCTCTGTGGTATCTCTTCCTGCTAGCCTACGGAGCCATCACGCCCACCTTATCAACCTCTGCCTTCATGGTCTTTGTGGAGGGGTTGGCCCCAGCTCCTTCATATTGGATCACAACACTCTTTGTCGTCGTTGCCACCCTCATCCCGTTCTTCACTTATTCGGTTATTCGGATGCGGTTCTTCCCGATGTACCATAACATGATTCAGTGGTTGCGGTTTGATGGCCATGCTGATGATCCTGAGTACTGCCAAGTGGTGCGCCAGAGGTCGGTCAGACCTACGACGGTTGGGGTGTCTGCTCGGATCGATGCAAAGGTTAGTCAGTTAGGAAGCAGAGTCCATCATGTAGTTCACTCACCATAA
- the LOC103968758 gene encoding putative phospholipid-transporting ATPase 9 isoform X2: protein MARGRRRKLHFGRLYSFACGGSKFDVDHSQIGGPGFSRVAYANEPDCFEAANLNYGSNYVSTTKYTLATFFPKSLFEQFRRVANIFFLFTGCLSFTPLAPYSAVSAILPLIVVIGATMAKEAIEDWRRYQQDLEVNNRKVKIHRGDGKFEFTEWKNLRVGDIVKVEKDNFFPTDLVMLASGYDDGLCYVETMNLDGETNLKLKQALDATSGLQADSSFQNFKAIIKCEDPNASLYTFVGTMEYEEQQYPLSPQQLLLRDSKLRNTDYIYGVVVFTGHDTKVMQNATNPPSKRSKIERKMDKLIYLLLLVLVAISFIGSVIFGIITSDDIQDGKMKRWYLKPDDSSIYYDPKKAAVAAILHFLTAMMLYSYFIPISLYVSIEIVKVLQTIFINQDIQMYHEESDKPAHARTSNLNEELGQVDTILSDKTGTLTCNSMEFIKCSIAGTAYGHGYTEVERAIARRKGFPLMENEQSNENHEHPKLAVKGFNFDDERIMNGNWVNEPHSDVVRMFFRLLAVCHTAIPEVDEETGKISYEAESPDEAAFVIAARELGFEFYQRTQTNICIREFDPVSGMHVEKSYKLLSVLEFNSTRKRMSVIVQDEEGKLLLLSKGADSVMFERLAQDGREFEDKTKEQMHEYADAGLRTLVLAYRQLDEEEYKSFNEKFMAAKNSVSADRDEKIEEAADSIERDLILLGATAVEDKLQNGVPECIDKLAQAGIKIWVLTGDKMETAINIGYACSLLRQGMKQIIITLDGPEIIRLEKDGNKDAVAKASRDSVIYQINEGKKLLSSSSTESFALIIDGKSLAYALEDDVKNLFLQLAVGCASVICCRSSPKQKALVTRLVKAGTGKVTLGIGDGANDVGMLQEADIGVGISGAEGMQAVMASDVAIAQFRFLERLLLVHGHWCYQRISSMICYFFYKNITFGLTLFLYEAYASFSGQPAYNDWYLSLYNVFFTSLPVIALGVFDQDVSARLCLKFPMLYQEGVQNVLFSWLRILGWMFNGACNGVMIFFFCTTALQHQAFRKGGEVVDFAVLGATMYTCVVWVANCQMALSVSYFTLIQHIFIWGGIALWYLFLLAYGAITPTLSTSAFMVFVEGLAPAPSYWITTLFVVVATLIPFFTYSVIRMRFFPMYHNMIQWLRFDGHADDPEYCQVVRQRSVRPTTVGVSARIDAKLHSQPSASIRESS, encoded by the exons ATGGCGCGAGGGAGGAGAAGAAAGCTTCATTTCGGTCGATTATACAGTTTTGCTTGTGGTGGATCGAAGTTCGACGTCGACCACTCTCAGATCGGAGGCCCGGGCTTCTCCCGTGTGGCCTATGCCAATGAGCCAGATTGCTTCGAGGCTGCCAACCTAAACTACGGATCCAACTACGTCTCTACCACCAAGTACACGTTGGCTACATTCTTCCCCAAGTCACTGTTTGAGCAGTTCAGGAGAGTTGCTAACATATTCTTTCTATTTACTGGATGCCTTTCTTTTACCCCACTGGCCCCTTACTCTGCTGTCAGCGCGATTCTCCCACTAATCGTGGTCATTGGAGCCACCATGGCGAAGGAAGCTATCGAAGACTGGCGACGATATCAGCAG GATCTGGAAGTGAATAATAGAAAAGTCAAAATACATCGTGGGGATGGCAAATTCGAATTTACAGAATGGAAGAATCTAAGGGTTGGTGACATTGTGAAGGTTGAGAAGGATAACTTCTTCCCCACTGACCTTGTTATGCTTGCATCGGGTTATGATGATGGACTATGTTATGTCGAGACAATGAACCTCGATGGAGAAACAAACTTGAAATTGAAACAAGCATTGGATGCAACTTCAGGTTTACAAGCAGATTCTAGCTTCCAAAATTTCAAGGCAATTATCAAGTGCGAGGATCCAAATGCAAGCCTCTATACTTTTGTTGGAACCATGGAATATGAAGAGCAACAGTACCCTCTTTCACCTCAACAACTTCTTCTTAGGGACTCGAAGTTGCGGAATACTGACTACAtatatggagttgttgttttcacAGGTCATGATACAAAGGTGATGCAGAATGCCACAAATCCACCATCAAAAAGGAGCAAAATTGAGAGGAAAATGGATAAGCTAATTTATCTTCTCCTGTTAGTACTGGTTGCGATCTCATTTATTGGGTCAGTTATCTTCGGTATAATAACCAGTGATGATATTCAAGATGGCAAGATGAAAAGATGGTATCTTAAACCTGATGACTCTTCAATCTATTATGATCCTAAGAAAGCAGCTGTTGCGGCAATATTGCACTTTTTGACGGCCATGATGTTATATAGCTATTTCATCCCGATTTCCTTATATGTTTCCATTGAAATAGTTAAGGTTCTGCAGACTATTTTTATTAACCAAGACATCCAGATGTATCATGAGGAGTCAGATAAACCTGCTCATGCACGGACATCAAACTTGAATGAGGAGCTAGGTCAAGTTGACACGATCCTTTCGGACAAGACTGGAACTCTGACTTGCAACTCAATGGAGTTCATTAAATGCTCAATTGCTGGAACTGCTTATGGCCATGGGTATACTGAGGTTGAGAGAGCAATCGCTAGGAGGAAAGGGTTCCCGTTGATGGAAAATGAACAATCTAATGAAAATCATGAGCACCCAAAACTGGCAGTTAAAGGGTTTAATTTCGATGATGAACGCATCATGAATGGGAATTGGGTTAATGAGCCTCACTCGGATGTCGTTCGGATGTTCTTTCGGTTGCTGGCAGTCTGCCATACTGCAATACCTGAAGTAGATGAGGAAACAGGGAAAATATCATATGAAGCCGAATCACCTGACGAGGCTGCCTTTGTTATTGCTGCAAGAGAACTTGGCTTTGAGTTCTACCAGAGGACGCAGACGAACATTTGTATCCGTGAATTTGATCCAGTGTCAGGCATGCATGTCGAGAA GTCATATAAGCTGTTAAGTGTATTAGAATTCAACAGCACCCGGAAGCGGATGTCTGTAATAGTTCAGGATGAGGAAGGAAAGTTGCTACTCCTCAGCAAAGGTGCTGACAG TGTTATGTTTGAAAGACTAGCTCAAGATGGAAGGGAATTTGAAGATAAAACTAAGGAGCAGATGCATGAATATGCTGATGCTGGTTTACGAACCTTGGTTCTCGCATATCGTCAGCTTGATGAAGAAGAATACAAAAGCTTCAATGAAAAGTTCATGGCCGCTAAGAATTCAGTCTCTGCTGATAGAGATGAAAAAATTGAGGAAGCTGCAGATTCAATAGAGAGGGATTTGATTCTTCTTGGTGCCACGGCTGTTGAAGATAAACTGCAAAATGGG GTACCTGAATGCATAGACAAACTTGCACAAGCTGGGATCAAGATATGGGTTCTGACTGGTGACAAGATGGAGACAGCCATCAATATAGG CTACGCTTGCAGTCTTCTAAGGCAGGGAATGAAGCAAATAATAATCACTTTGGATGGACCAGAAATAATAAGGTTGGAGAAAGATGGGAACAAAGACGCCGTTGCTAAG GCATCAAGGGATAGTGTCATCTATCAGATAAACGAAGGAAAGAAACTTCTTAGTTCGTCAAGTACTGAGTCATTCGCCTTGATTATTGATGGCAAATCACTTGCATACGCTTTGGAAGATGATGTTAAGAACTTATTCTTACAACTGGCTGTTGGATGTGCATCAGTTATATGCTGTCGTTCCTCCCCCAAGCAAAAAGCCCTT GTAACAAGACTTGTTAAAGCTGGCACCGGGAAAGTAACCTTAGGAATCGGTGATGGGGCCAATGATGTCGGAATGCTTCAAGAAGCAGACATAGGGGTTGGCATTAGTGGTGCTGAAGGAATGCAG GCTGTCATGGCGAGCGATGTTGCAATAGCTCAGTTTCGCTTTTTGGAGCGTTTGCTACTCGTGCATGGGCATTGGTGCTACcaaaggatatcatcaatg ATATGTTACTTCTTCTACAAAAACATCACTTTTGGACTCACCCTCTTCTTGTATGAGGCATATGCATCATTCTCTGGCCAACCTGCATATAATGATTGGTATCTGTCTTTGTATAATGTCTTCTTCACTTCTCTTCCCGTGATTGCTTTGGGGGTATTCGATCAGGATGTTTCTGCTCGGCTTTGTTTAAAG TTTCCCATGCTTTACCAAGAAGGCGTGCAAAATGTCCTGTTCAGCTGGCTCCGGATACTGGGTTGGATGTTCAATGGTGCCTGTAATGGTGTCATGATCTTCTTCTTCTGCACTACTGCACTACAGCACCAGGCCTTCCGAAAAGGTGGTGAGGTTGTCGACTTTGCAGTTCTTGGGGCCACAATGTACACATGTGTGGTATGGGTTGCCAACTGTCAAATGGCACTCTCTGTCAGCTACTTCACTCTGATACAGCACATTTTCATCTGGGGTGGCATTGCTCTGTGGTATCTCTTCCTGCTAGCCTACGGAGCCATCACGCCCACCTTATCAACCTCTGCCTTCATGGTCTTTGTGGAGGGGTTGGCCCCAGCTCCTTCATATTGGATCACAACACTCTTTGTCGTCGTTGCCACCCTCATCCCGTTCTTCACTTATTCGGTTATTCGGATGCGGTTCTTCCCGATGTACCATAACATGATTCAGTGGTTGCGGTTTGATGGCCATGCTGATGATCCTGAGTACTGCCAAGTGGTGCGCCAGAGGTCGGTCAGACCTACGACGGTTGGGGTGTCTGCTCGGATCGATGCAAAG TTACACTCTCAACCATCTGCTTCTATTCGAGAATCCTCCTAA
- the LOC135625113 gene encoding proline-rich receptor-like protein kinase PERK8: protein MSSSPPPSVSATPPSSTVSPPPASFSPPSTSDSPPPSPLPDPVAPSPTPPASSPEPPPPPSPPPPAASFPPPATASPPSSSPPPSASPPPPVAFPTPPVVTASPPPPITGSPPPSVAASPPPPTEVSPLPPTAVSPPPPTEVSPPPPIAASPPPPSSASSPPQTPNAPPPLSGSPPPPPSAGPPTRTPPPPSVEPPNAPPSPPLPPRSPSPPIPSAPAPKSPSTPARSPPAAPPSNSSAGTVPSPVQASPPLHSPTVPSDNSPNPISPSSNKSTPGSDVVSDNSPGGGGTKTGTAVAVGLVVVFVIFCFLGIVWYVRKRRKPVAGYVPGFVMPSPRSSSMISESPHPRSPSAPLVYHHKSASVASDAGIVNAQSCFSYEELYEITNGFSPQNILGEGGFGCVYKGCFSDGREVAVKQLKVGSGQGEREFKAEVEIISRIHHRHLVSLVGYCISENQRLLVYDFVPNDTLHSHLHGTGKPVIDWPTRVKVAAGAARGIAYLHEDCHPRIIHRDIKSSNILLDNNFEAQVSDFGLAKLAMDACTHVSTRVIGTFGYLAPEYASSGKLTERSDVYSFGVVLLELITGRKPVDDTQPMGDESLVEWARPRLSHALETRDFGELPDPRLEKNYNETEMFRMIEAAAACIRHSAAMRPQMGKVVRVLDILTDVDLNNGVKPGQSEIFNVAETAEIRLLRRMAFGSHVFSSGYSQSDWSHQSDI from the exons ATGTCCTCTTCCCCTCCACCTTCTGTTTCGGCGACTCCGCCTTCTTCTACTGTTTCGCCTCCTCCTGCTTCCTTTTCACCTCCTTCCACATCTGACTCACCACCACCTTCTCCGCTCCCTGATCCCGTTGCTCCCTCCCCTACTCCTCCAGCGTCATCGCCAGAGCCTCCGCCACCACCGTCACCACCCCCTCCAGCTGCCAGTTTCCCTCCGCCTGCTACTGCTTCTCCGCCGTCGTCGTCTCCACCACCTTCTGCTTCTCCCCCACCTCCTGTTGCCTTTCCTACACCCCCTGTCGTTACAGCTTCTCCCCCGCCACCTATTACAGGCTCTCCACCGCCATCTGTTGCTGCCTCTCCCCCGCCACCTACCGAGGTTTCTCCTCTGCCACCCACTGCAGTCTCTCCCCCGCCACCAACCGAGGTTTCTCCTCCGCCACCTATCGCAGCTTCTCCTCCCCCGCCTTCTTCGGCATCCTCACCTCCTCAAACTCCCAATGCACCTCCGCCGTTGTCTGGCTCTCCACCACCTCCACCTTCGGCCGGACCACCTACCAGAACTCCTCCACCGCCTTCTGTTGAACCACCAAATGCTCCGCCTTCTCCTCCACTTCCACCGAGATCTCCCAGCCCTCCTATTCCTTCGGCACCAGCACCTAAAAGCCCATCGACTCCAGCTCGTTCACCCCCTGCCGCTCCTCCTAGCAATTCTTCCGCTGGTACAGTTCCTTCCCCAGTTCAAGCCTCTCCTCCCTTACACTCTCCCACCGTTCCATCTGACAATTCGCCAAATCCAATTAGCCCAAGTTCCAACAAGTCCACTCCTGGTTCAGATGTGGTGAGTGACAACTCTCCAGGTGGTGGTGGTACGAAGACAGGCACTGCTGTAGCTGTTGGATTGGTGGTTGTATTCGTTATATTTTGTTTTCTAGGGATTGTGTGGTATGTAAGGAAGCGCAGGAAACCTGTTGCTGGATATGTTCCAGGGTTTGTCATGCCTTCACCACGCTCATCTTCTATGATATCAG AATCACCCCACCCAAGGTCTCCATCAGCTCCTCTCGTATATCACCACAAGTCTGCAAGTGTCGCGTCCGATGCTGGAATAGTCAATGCTCAGTCGTGCTTTTCTTATGAAGAGTTATATGAAATAACAAACGGTTTCTCACCCCAAAATATTTTAGGTGAAGGTGGTTTTGGTTGTGTTTATAAAGGATGCTTTTCTGATGGAAGAGAAGTTGCTGTGAAGCAATTAAAGGTTGGCAGTGGACAGGGTGAACGGGAGTTTAAAGCCGAGGTTGAGATTATCAGTCGCATACACCATCGCCACTTGGTTTCGCTTGTAGGGTATTGCATATCGGAGAACCAAAGATTGCTTGTTTATGATTTTGTGCCCAATGATACACTTCACTCTCATCTTCATG GTACAGGAAAGCCAGTTATCGATTGGCCAACAAGGGTTAAGGTTGCAGCTGGTGCAGCTCGTGGCATAGCTTACCTGCATGAGGATT GCCATCCAAGGATCATTCATAGAGATATAAAGTCCTCAAACATTCTATTGGATAACAACTTCGAGGCCCAG GTTTCTGATTTTGGGCTTGCAAAGTTAGCTATGGATGCTTGTACGCATGTCTCTACACGCGTAATAGGGACCTTTGG ATATTTGGCTCCAGAATATGCATCGAGTGGCAAGTTAACTGAGCGATCTGATGTTTACTCCTTCGGGGTTGTGCTTTTGGAACTCATTACAGGACGAAAGCCTGTTGATGACACCCAGCCTATGGGTGATGAGAGCCTTGTTGAGTGG GCACGACCACGGCTGTCCCATGCTCTTGAAACTAGAGATTTTGGAGAATTACCAGATCCAAGGCTCGAAAAGAACTACAATGAAACTGAGATGTTTCGAATGatcgaagcagcagcagcatgtaTTCGTCATTCAGCAGCAATGAGGCCTCAGATGGGAAAG GTAGTAAGGGTTCTTGATATCCTAACCGATGTTGATCTAAACAATGGTGTTAAACCCGGACAAAGTGAAATCTTCAACGTAGCAGAAACAGCAGAGATCAGACTGTTGCGGCGGATGGCATTCGGGAGCCATGTCTTTAGTTCTGGGTATAGCCAGTCTGATTGGAGTCATCAATCGGATATTTGA
- the LOC135625774 gene encoding bidirectional sugar transporter SWEET6b-like: MVMLSQDAVRNVIGLIGNVISFGLFLSPVPTFVQIIKKKAVEQFSPIPYLATLLNCMMWFLYGLPIVHPHSILVVTINGIGLVIESAYLTIFFIYATREGRLKVLKILAGELAFMTVVVVAVLLAAHTHEKRSLIVGILCIIFGTCMYASPLAVMKLVIQTKSVEYMPFTLSLASFLNGVCWTTYSFLPFDVNLFIPNGLGALFGFLQLILYACYFKATPKKDAKAEVELHSARDV; this comes from the exons ATGGTGATGCTGAGCCAGGACGCAGTCCGCAATGTCAttggtctcatcg GCAATGTCATCTCCTTTGGTCTGTTCCTATCACCCGT GCCGACCTTTGtacaaataatcaagaaaaaggcGGTGGAGCAATTCTCCCCTATCCCCTACCTCGCAACTCTCCTCAACTGCATGATGTGGTTTTTGTACGGGCTCCCCATCGTCCACCCCCACAGCATCCTCGTCGTCACCATCAACGGCATTGGTCTCGTGATCGAATCCGCCTACCTCACCATCTTCTTCATTTATGCCACCCGAGAAGGCCGC CTGAAGGTGCTCAAGATATTGGCGGGAGAGCTGGCGTTCatgacggtggtggtggtggcggtgctcTTGGCCGCGCACACGCACGAGAAGAGGTCGCTCATCGTGGGGATCCTCTGCATCATCTTCGGCACCTGCATGTATGCCTCGCCGCTTGCGGTCATG AAACTGGTGATCCAGACAAAGAGCGTCGAGTACATGCCCTTCACTCTCTCTCTTGCTAGCTTCCTTAACGGCGTTTGCTGGACGACctactccttcctccccttcgacGTCAACCTATTC ATTCCCAATGGGTTGGGTGCCCTCTTCGGCTTCTTGCAACTGATACTCTATGCTTGTTACTTCAAAGCCACACCGAAGAAGGATGCCAAGGCCGAGGTGGAGCTGCACAGTGCACGTGATGTTTAA